The Struthio camelus isolate bStrCam1 chromosome 17, bStrCam1.hap1, whole genome shotgun sequence genome window below encodes:
- the HIP1R gene encoding huntingtin-interacting protein 1-related protein, with product MNSIKSVPARVLSRRGGHSLEAEREQFDKSQAVSISKAINAQEAPVKEKHARRIILGTHHEKGAFTFWSYAIGLPLPSSAILSWKFCHVLHKVLRDGHPNVLQDCQRYRSNIRETGDLWGHLHDRYGQLVSIYARLLLTKISFHIKHPEFPAGLEVTDEVLEKTAGTDVNNIFQLTVELFDYLDWELKLSESVFRQLSAAVAVSQMAAVQCRLAPLIQVIQDCSHLYHYAVKLMFKLHSCLPADTLQGHRDRFHEQFRSLKNFFKRASDMLYFKRLIQIPRLPESPPNFLRASALAEHVKPVVVIPEEAPEDEEPEMLIEIGTAPAAEQQVTSDIFEQTFGPPNGIRDDRDAQIESLKKEVETLRAEMEKIKLEAQRYVTQLKAQVNSLEGEAEEQRKQKQKALVDKEQLRDELERLQRAKQEGERSQRLCLEAERKANATELRYAKLKEKHSELVSAHAELLRKSADTAKQLTVTQQSQEEVARLKEQLAFQVEQVKRESETKLEDQSLQLEQLRQELEARKDELSQAQQSLGRAEQAGSELGARLAALQEEQEALRRAAGEKERELLAAGSRLREQEAERSRQAERAAGELRELRERLLEKSDREQSLQQQLLDEQFGVLREAVRQAAAAVRDALAILDDPLHVRCTSSPDYLLRRAQAALESTGALEKGHARYLAAPADAAGLVGALALFSHLAADTIVNGSATSRLAPPDRADRLTESCRDCGRRSLDYLGELEERQSLSRADLAGVRAALQDILRLAQELRPKSLDIKQEELGDMVEKEMASTSAAIEDAVRRIEEMMSQARNESSGVQLEVNERILNSCTDLMKAIRLLVMTSTNLQKEIVESGRGAATTQEFYAKNSRWTEGLISASKAVGWGATQLVESADRVVLHTGKYEELIVCSHEVAASTAQLVAASKVKAETSSRNLGKLQECSRSVNEMAANVVASAKSGQEQIEEKDTMDFSGMSLIKLKKEEMEAQVKVLELEKRLEGERLRLGELRRQHYALAGGCDDGAEGAEAKPVPAPAPRRGILKKPPLAQKPERLQKQDGELEQDAGLYQAHVVNF from the exons GCCGTCAGCATCAGCAAAGCCATCAACGCGCAGGAGGCGCCGGTGAAGGAGAAACATGCCCGCC GGATCATCCTGGGCACCCACCACGAGAAGGGCGCCTTCACCTTCTGGTCCTACGCCATcgggctgcccctgcccagcagcgCCATCCTCAGCTGGAAGTTCTGCCACGTCCTGCACAAGGTGCTGCGCGACGGCCACCCCAAC GTCCTGCAGGACTGCCAGCGGTACCGGAGCAACATCCGGGAGACGGGAGACCTGTGG ggCCACCTGCACGACCGCTACGGGCAGCTGGTGAGCATCTACGCCCGCCTCCTCCTCACCAAGATCTCCTTCCACATCAAG CACCCCGAGTTCCCCGCGGGCCTCGAAGTGACCGATGAGGTGTTGGAAAAGACGGCCGGCACCGACGTGAACAACAT CTTCCAGCTGACGGTGGAGCTGTTCGACTACCTGGACTGGGAGCTGAAGCTGTCGGAGTCGG TTTTCCGGCAGCTCAGCGCGGCCGTGGCGGTGTCGCAGATGGCGGCGGTGCAGTGCCGCCTGGCCCCGCTCATCCAGGTCATCCAGGACTGCAGCCACCTCTACCACTACGCCGTCAAGCTCATGTTCAAGCTGCACTCGT GTCTGCCGGCCGACACGCTGCAAGGGCACCGGGACCGCTTCCACGAGCAGTTTCGCAG CCTCAAGAACTTCTTCAAGAGGGCGTCCGACATGCTGTACTTCAAGCGGCTCATCCAGATCCCCCGGCTGCCGGAG AGCCCTCCTAACTTCCTGCGGGCGTCCGCGCTGGCGGAGCACGTGAAGCCGGTGGTCGTCATCCCTGAGGAAGCGCCCGAGGACGAGGAGCCGGAGATGCTGATCGAGATCGGCACGGCCCCTGCCGCGGAGCAGCAG gtcACCTCAGATATATTCGAGCAAACCTTTGGGCCGCCCAACGGCATTCGCGACGACAG GGACGCGCAGATCGAGAGCCTGAAGAAGGAGGTGGAGACGCTTCGCGCGGAGATGGAGAAAATTAAACTGGAG GCGCAGCGCTACGTCACGCAGCTCAAGGCCCAGGTGAACAGCCTGGAGGGCGAAGCGGAGGAGCAGCgcaagcagaagcagaaggcGCTGGTGGACAAGGAGCAGCTGCGGGACGAGCTGGAGCGGCTGCAGCGGGCCAAGCAGGAGGGCGAGCGCTCGCAGCGCCTCTGCCTCGAAGCCGAGA GGAAAGCCAACGCCACGGAGCTGCGCTACgccaagctgaaggagaagcacAGCGAGCTGGTCAGCGCCCACGCCGAGCTGCTGCGCAAG agCGCCGACACGGCCAAGCAGCTGACGGTCACccagcagagccaggaggagGTGGCGCGCCTCAAGGAGCAGCTGGCGTTTCAGGTGGAGCAGGTGAAGCGCGAGTCCGAGACGAAG CTGGAAGAccagagcctgcagctggagcagctgcggcaggagctggaggcccggAAGGACGAGCTGAGCCAGGCCCAGCAGAGCCTCGGCCGGGCCGAGCAG GCGGGCTCGGAGCTGGGCGCCCGGCTGGCGgcgctgcaggaggagcaggaggcgctgcggcgggcggcgggcgagaAGGAGCGCGAGCTGCTGGCCGCCGGCAGccggctgcgggagcaggaggcggAGCGGAGCCGCCAGGCcgagcgggcggccggcgagctgCGCGAGCTGCGCGAGCGGCTGCTGGAGAAG AGCGACCGggagcagagcctgcagcagcagctgctggacgAACAGTTCGGCGTCCTGCGGGAGGCCGTGcggcaggccgccgccgccgtccgggACGCCTTGGCCATCCTGGACGACCCGCTGCACGTCCGCTGCACCAGCTCGCCAG ATTACCTGCTCCGCCGGGCGCAGGCGGCCCTGGAGTCCACCGGCGCCCTGGAGAAGGGGCACGCGCGCTACCTGGCCGCCCCCGCAG ACGCCGCCGGGCTGGTGGGGGCCTTGGCCCTCTTCTCGCACCTCGCCGCCGACACCATCGTGAACGGCAGCGCCACGTCCCGCCTGGCTCCCCCGGACCGCGCCGACC GGCTGACGGAGAGCTGCCGTGACTGCGGCCGGCGGAGCCTCGACTACCTGGGCGAGCTGGAGGAGCGGCAGTCGCTGAGCCGGGCCGACCTGGCGGGCGTCCGCGCGGCGCTCCAGGACATCCTCCGGCTGGCCCAG GAGTTGAGACCCAAGAGTTTAGACATCAAGCAAGAGGAGTTGGGGGACATGGTTGAAAAGGAGATGGCCTCTACTTCGGCAGCTATCGAAGATGCCGTCAGGCGGATAGAG GAGATGATGAGCCAGGCCAGGAACGAAAGCTCCGGCGTCCAGCTGGAGGTGAACGAGAG AATCCTGAACTCCTGCACGGACCTCATGAAG GCAATTCGACTTCTTGTAATGACATCCACAAACTTGCAGAAGGAGATAGTAGAAAGTGGCCGG GGGGCAGCAACAACGCAGGAGTTTTACGCCAAGAACTCGCGCTGGACCGAGGGGCTGATTTCCGCCTCCAAAGCGGTGGGCTGGGGCGCCACGCAGCTCGT GGAGTCGGCGGACCGAGTGGTCCTGCACACGGGCAAGTACGAGGAGCTGATCGTCTGCTCCCACGAGGTCGCCGCCAGCACGGCCCAGCTGGTGGCCGCCTCCAAG GTGAAAGCCGAGACGAGCAGCAGGAACCTGGGCAAGCTGCAGGAGTGCTCGCGCAGCGTGAACGAGATGGCCGCCAACGTGGTGGCGTCCGCCAAGTCGGGCCAGGAGCAGATCGAGGAGAAAG ACACCATGGACTTCTCGGGCATGTCGCTCATcaagctgaagaaggaggagatggaggcGCAG GTGAAGgtcctggagctggagaagcgGCTGGAAGGCGAGCGCCTGCGCCTGGGCGAGCTGCGGCGGCAGCACTACGCCTTGGCTGGCGGCTGCGACGACGGCGCCGAGGGTGCCGAGGCCAAGCCGgtgccggcgccggcgccccgccgcggcaTCCTGAAAAAGCCGCCGCTGGCCCAGAAACCTGAACGCCTGCAGAAGCAGGACGGCGAG CTGGAACAAGATGCCGGCCTCTACCAGGCTCACGTCGTAAACTTCTAG